The genomic interval TTTCCctcttttataatttgaaataaataaataaatctaaagtAATATAGGTCGACTTTCGGTTGACTCGTAGAGCTTAGCTTAGGTGTGACTCCAAGCAGATAATTGACATATGGCTTTTACTTACATAATAATTaacgactatatataataaggaaaatgatttccttacaatattttatacaatatattatacaacaatgtgttaaataaataatatttttgtaaaattatattacttttataagatgttttacaaaaatatctctaatttAACACATATTGTTGTATAATgtgttatacaaaatattatagatatatcattactcatataaTAAATCCACCTTCCGGCATAAGTCAACCGATAAacttaaattgatttataagatatttaaattttaaatttaaattataaattaaatattgtcaTGTCAATTATGCGAAATGTATGATTTACAcaccaatttataaatatatatttaaaataaaaaaactacaattttttattttttatcatattggGTTATGAGTTAGATTGGCATATGAGTTAACTCCCCATATACAACATTTATGACGGTGGATATGGATTCCTTAAATATCTTAAGAATTAATGATGATCATTATCCTCAATTCAATAAATATCTTAAGGGCTTGAATAGCTTTTCTTAGACTTTAAGATTTAGATctcatttggattgagaaataatctcaattaatcatcttattttattattataacttttttaaatttttatataaaatgtaataaataatttaaaattttcaaatctcaatataataataatattaaaaaataatattttaacaatattttattcaacttttaactttcatctcatttcaactaaCTATGTAAATGGAGCCTTAAAGTGGAAGAGATGGGCACTTAGGTGGCTCATGTAATGGAGAAGTTGTGAATAGATCTACAATCCAAGATCAAATTGGATGGTCTGTAAATATACACATCATGTGAATCTTTCAACATTTAGGCTCCATTTGGAATTTgaaattgagtctaacatctaaatattcaactctcaaatcactaaatttatctcaactcaaaatatttttacatgtgggacttacaaccttttttaattcaatacatCTTTACATGTGGGACTTACAGcctttttaacttcttataaatacatataaattcatcttaacgtctaaactcatcttaggtagaTTCTACAAAAAttactctaccatctcaactcactattatttataaagaactcaactcataatttcaactcaactcaacatttaaACGGGCCTTAAGGTTGCATATATGAGATTTTTGAGCTGTGTTGTCCCACATGAATATTTGATATTGTGTCTATCTCTCAGCGTTAAGCCATTcaatacaattaaaaattatttaggatttcagttgatttatttatacctttttttttttatcaagattTCAGTTGATTTAGTGCCCATCCAATACTGTGATAAATTGTCATATATCTCTCTTATATTCTAAAGTGTCCaaattcaaactaattttaagAGATACTGATTCTTATCATTATCTTTAATTCAAAGtaaatctaataattatattattattattttttaacacttacAACCAATTATCCCACCTCAAGGAGAGTACTTCTCTATTCATACCATTATATGATAAAtcttaatttgttaaaaaaaaaaaaaaaaaacaaacaaacctaTTACAAATCAGATTTTACCGTATCAATATGAGGAGTGTGTATTCTGTATAATAGCTAAAGCttgcatgtattaatattttcattcagaaaatattaataggttttttgtaaaaaagtgtaaatagttatatatatgttgtgtttTAAGTTTTGGGGATCTATAACtttcaattttacataatttatcTCATAATTATGAGAATTGGAAAGGAATTTTAGGATTTCTTAAAGAATAAGTGCTTGGCTTTCTCCGGCCTCTAAAATGAAAGTGTGAAGTTCGAAACCCTCcctcaactcaaaaaaaaaaaaaggtgctcgACTCactcccccaaaaaaaaattacaagtcaCAATGTACGCTTTTGAAATCATGAAATTTGTTTGCATATAAgcttaaggttgcgtttggatgttgaagtgagttaagttgagatgataaaatattgttagaatattatttttttaatattattattattttagaatttgagaaaattgaattgtttattatattttatattgagatttgaaaaaattgtaatgataaattaagatgaattataATTCCAACGAAGCCTAAATGTAAATGTCCAAAGTAGAGATGATATGGAGGGAAATTGAACTTGCTGACCGTTTTGAGTAAAAATTTTGaacttgaaaacaaagaaatggaCCAAATGATGACCTTCCTTCCTGTGttacaaggaaaatgatagaataatagttttgaaatatttaaaaatgtttaaaatatatgaaaaagaaaaaagaaaaaaaaatcaaaaagtgtaatttgtataagaataattttacatgTAGTCGGGAAGTGTGCAATTatcgcgtaattattttaaaaaataatgaggtctattattaaaaaattaattttttcatataagtttcgtattaacttattttttttaaagagattacgCGGTACTTGCACACTCCACGATTGCAAATAATAGAATACTCCatagttttgaaatatttaaaaatgtttaaaatatatgaaaaagaaaaaagaaaaaaaaaatcaaagagtGCAATTTGTATAAAAGTAATTCTACATTCAGTCTTGGAGTGTGTAAACttcgcgtaatcgttttaaaaaagaatgaagtctacaatgaaaaaattaatttttttcatataaatctcatattaactCAGTTGTTTTTAAAGGAATTGCACGATACTTATACACTCcacgactacaaatatcatttatcttcgTACAGTAAGACTCCCGCGGTTACAACTGAGGTATAGTAGTATTGCTACTGTAGCAATGACCTATGGGAGCGAGGAGGAGCATTGATTGATTGGAACCCTCATTTCATGTCCTCCACGTAAATGGACtgcatcttttatttattaaaaacccCTACTTCCtcccactctttttttttttgttttttttcccctctttctcCTTTTATCTTTTCATAACCTATACACATTTAATTATTCGACAGTAaccattcaaatttcaaacaactttcataatttatttgaacAGCCTTTCTAATATCGTGGTCCAAAACAGCATCCAAAAATCCATACTACGTTGGAATCGAGGCAGGGCAGAAGCTGAACAACCAGACATAATAATAATCACAAGCGCACAAGGATGCCTGGCTCACTCAATCCCTGGCATTGGACGTTGGAGATAAGTTTGGCCTCAACTGCACACAAAGTACCATTTTTTGCAGCATTGTTCGGTCTAGGGTAGCATTCTTTAACCCCGTTTGTATGTAGAGAATGTCTCATCCATCtgcttttatcttatctcaatatttaaagatgattcaaatataaatatttcttaattttaaattttaattttgtttatataatcattagttaattattataattttcttaaatttttaaacaaaatataaaaaaataatttaactttttcaaatcacaatacaaaaaattatattttaataatattttaactttataatatttttattcaattttttctctctcctatcctaaaatcttataaaacatTTAAACTCAAACCcctttactattattcacatttctcatctcatcttatctcatttcaacatctaaacgaaACTTTgactgcgtttagatgttgaactgagttaagttcttttttaatagtagtgagttaagatggtagagtgagttttgtgaggccacttaagatgagtttacaAGTGTTTGCATGTTAAcataaatttagatgtatttataaaaagttaaaaaatattgtaagtctcacgtataaataagtgttgaattgaaaaaagttgtgggtaccatatgtaaaaaagttttgagttgggatgaatttaataatctaAGAATTAggtatttgaatgttagattttaaaattagactaaacttagatgagtttaacaactaaacgagaccttaatctCACAAATTTGGACAATGTTTTAGGGTATATGTGTATTTTAAGAGTATTTCAAatcatatgtaaataataataaaatattttataaatagtaatgaactgtttatgaataatagttaaataatcTGAAAGTctaaacatctaaaaataaccttagatacaaaattttatacaaaaaaattatgacGTAACTTAATACAATAGTATAATACGTCATAATTATTctgtaataaataaaattttacaatttaataaatcatattgaACCATATGATTTATTGAAGTAAATCTATAAAAGATTTCACTCCTCGAGAGTCACCCAAATACCCAATTCTCTctataagatgttttacaaaattacctctcatttaaaatatagttacgtataatgttgtaaaaaatgttatataaatcatttttcttgtcaCAAATGACCTTCTTTATCACAAAGTTGCTTTTCTTTAATCATACAAAGAGCACTATTCCACAAGGAGCAaaatcctctctctccctcactcggAATTGTGACAAAACAAGAATATGAAAAGAGAGGATGGAGAAAACTTGGCAAGAAAAGGGTACATAATGAAGTCTCCCTAATAAGTTACACCCCTAATGAAAACCTACCTCcatcatgaaaataaaattttaaaaaaatgtacactAACTACGGCCCGTACGAACCGGGTTCACTTCATCCTTTCTCCGGTTCTTCTCCTAATCTTCTCTCTTCCCTCGtaatccttttttctttttctttttttctttttttctcaaaaactgGACACTGCAGGAGAAGCCAAACCGGACTCGGAGACGCCAGTAGGTTCCTTCTTCCGCCGCATCTCCAGCACTTTACGGTGATGGTTGGAGTGCAATTCGCTCGAGAAAGTAGGGCTACACGCGGGTCTATATTCCGGTAGGAGCCGACCGGACTTATACCGGACCCCACAAGCATTGCACAGTGTCTTGGCTCCGAGTGGGCCCGTTCTCCACTGTGGGGTTTTCTGGACACCGCAATGGCTGCACCGCCTAGGCGTCTGCGTCCCACTTCCACCAGACGCCGTCTCCCCCGTCgctttcttcttctgcttcttctccGGTTGTTTTTCCTCCGAGTAAAACTGCTCGACAGGTCCCTCGTACTGGGCAGCGTTGGGGTATACGAGCCAAGAGCTTGAAGGGGACGACGAAGAAGTCGAGGAGGTTGAACTGGCGGACGACTCGGTCAGCGAAGGGGACCCGAGGCACCAAACTCGGCCGCTGGTCCTGGCGCGCTTGCTTCTTGCCTTGGCCGGAACAGGAGTTTTGAAACATGGCTTTGCCTGTTCCGGTTCTGGTTCTGGTTCTGGTTCGGGCCCTTCGTTCATAGGCTTTTCGGTTGAAATTCCGCCAGGGAAAGGCGTGCAGAATTCCGAGAAAGATTCCTCGACGAAGTGGGATAGCCATTCAAGGTTCGCTAAATCGTCTGCCTGTTTAAAAAGACCGTACCTTTGGTCAGTAACTACCATGAAAATCTTCACTTTTTTCTCAGAGACGGGggaccgggggggggggggtggagggGAGGAGAAAGAAAG from Juglans microcarpa x Juglans regia isolate MS1-56 chromosome 4S, Jm3101_v1.0, whole genome shotgun sequence carries:
- the LOC121263535 gene encoding GATA transcription factor 5-like isoform X2, producing the protein MECAEAALKTSCRMEMAVKTPQAVLEDLWPVNGQNGVVCDDFFVDELLDLSNEEGFVNEEPAEEDEGEEDKGFVSVSPRQDRQNSTTNIVICAKDEFGSELSVPADDLANLEWLSHFVEESFSEFCTPFPGGISTEKPMNEGPEPEPEPEPEQAKPCFKTPVPAKARSKRARTSGRVWCLGSPSLTESSASSTSSTSSSSPSSSWLVYPNAAQYEGPVEQFYSEEKQPEKKQKKKATGETASGGSGTQTPRRCSHCGVQKTPQWRTGPLGAKTLCNACGVRYKSGRLLPEYRPACSPTFSSELHSNHHRKVLEMRRKKEPTGVSESGLASPAVSSF
- the LOC121263535 gene encoding GATA transcription factor 5-like isoform X1, with protein sequence MLYRIHHHPFFLPIPHLSLLFQTLPPLLFHSNWSFFYTESETEMECAEAALKTSCRMEMAVKTPQAVLEDLWPVNGQNGVVCDDFFVDELLDLSNEEGFVNEEPAEEDEGEEDKGFVSVSPRQDRQNSTTNIVICAKDEFGSELSVPADDLANLEWLSHFVEESFSEFCTPFPGGISTEKPMNEGPEPEPEPEPEQAKPCFKTPVPAKARSKRARTSGRVWCLGSPSLTESSASSTSSTSSSSPSSSWLVYPNAAQYEGPVEQFYSEEKQPEKKQKKKATGETASGGSGTQTPRRCSHCGVQKTPQWRTGPLGAKTLCNACGVRYKSGRLLPEYRPACSPTFSSELHSNHHRKVLEMRRKKEPTGVSESGLASPAVSSF